In the Canis lupus dingo isolate Sandy chromosome 36, ASM325472v2, whole genome shotgun sequence genome, one interval contains:
- the LOC125754425 gene encoding protein MIS12 homolog, giving the protein MSVDPMTYEAQFFGFTPQTCMLRIYIASQDYLFEGMQAVEQVILKKLGDLPGCEISPVQVCKCAEKFLGFMKGRFHNLFDRMEQLFLQLILRIPPNILLPEDKPQELHPCSEEEFRLLQEEIEQLQEK; this is encoded by the coding sequence ATGTCTGTGGACCCGATGACCTACGAGGCCCAGTTCTTCGGCTTCACACCGCAAACCTGCATGCTGAGAATCTACATTGCATCTCAAGACTACCTGTTTGAAGGGATGCAGGCCGTCGAACAGGTCATTCTGAAAAAGCTAGGTGACCTCCCAGGCTGTGAGATCAGCCCCGTCCAGGTTTGTAAATGCGCAGAGAAGTTCCTCGGCTTCATGAAGGGACGTTTCCATAACCTTTTTGACAGAATGGAGCAGCTGTTTTTGCAGTTGATTCTGCGCATTCCCCCAAACATTTTGCTTCCGGAAGACAAACCCCAGGAGCTGCATCCTTGTAGTGAGGAAGAGTTCCGGCTCCTCCAGGAGGAAATTGAACAGTTACAGGAGAAGTAG